AAGAAAGCGGATTACAACTCCTGTTACAGATCTATTAGCCACAAACACCCGCCCACTGCGCTTGATGACTGCCATGACAGGAGATGACTCTGTCCCCCAAATTGCAAATATCTTGAAGTTAGGACTCCTTTCTCAAGAGCTACGCCGTCATCTTGAGCTGGGCGAAATCGGTATGTCAAATGAAGATGATGCGGAGGTCGGATCTGATGACTCGGTCTTTATTCAGATCCTATCAAACACAAATGAGCAACTTGATGGGGGCTATTATTCCAATATGCACATCATCCTTTCAAAGGAAGTTCTTAATACCGGAACGTATCAATACTTCTATGATAGCTTTGGGGATCGAGTTCACGCCAACTACGAAAACCGCCCTACAATTTTTGAACTTGTAAACTCTCTTACAAAAAGACATGTAAGCCATGAAATCATGGTGAAAGAGCGCATTCCTCCGAAGTTTATTGAACAAATCGTCGTTGTTGACGAGCGCCTAAAGAAGGAGTTGATCGATCATCTCCGCGCAAAAGGACTGATCGAGAATGACGAGGTTTTAGGAAAACCGCTCGATTCTTTTATCGTCACGCGTGAAGAGTACGATCCCTCCTATACAAGAAGAGATCCGTCCTATAGCTCGTATTAGATCAGCGACAGCTCTGAAACAACACCCCATGACTTAAGACCTTTAAAAGAATTTTCTTATGTAGTAAGGTCAAAGCCTGCACCTTAATACATAGGTAAAAATTTTATAAGGGTGCTTTCTCTTTTGTTTACTATACAAGGGACTAAAATGGCTTTATGGTTTGTTAGCTTGATAGCCTCAGTGACATCGGTTTTATCTCTAGCTCCCCAAGTTATTCAAACTTACAGAACAAAATCAGCCAGAACACTATCCCTTTTAATGCTGATAAACTTCCTTATTTGCTCTATCAGTTGGGTGATGTATGGATACTTAACATCCACATACTTTATTTGTGTAACTAACGGGATTACAGGAACTTTGGCTTTAATTCTAATCACATTAAAGTTGAAATACGATTTTTTCGAAAAAAAATTTATATAAACATAGACTATCTTACGACTTACTTAGGAATCACATATGAAAAACATTTTTTGGTTTCGCCAGGACCTCAGGCTTGAACATAATCCAGGCTTGATTGAGTCTGCAAAGGATGCTGCAGTGCTGCCAATTTATATCTTGGACGATATAAATGCAGGCAAGCATAAAATGGGGGAAGCTAGCCGGTGGTGGCTTCATCATTCTCTAAAAAGTCTTTCAAAGAGTTTAAGAGGAAAATTGGCTTTTTTTAAGGGAGATGCTAAGCAAATTCTTATTGAGCTTACCAAATCAGAAAATATTCAGGGAGTTTATTGGAATCGATGCTACGAACCCTGGAGAATTCAAAGAGACACGAATATTAAGAACGCTTTAAAAAAAGAAGGGGTGCAGGCCAACAGTTTTAATGCTTCACTTCTTTGGGAGCCTTGGGAAATTTATAAGAAAGACGGAGACCCATTCAAAGTGTTTACACCTTTCTACAAAAATGGATGCCTTTCTTATGAACCTCCTGAAAAGCCTTTAGGACCGCCAAAAAAACTTAACATTTCGTC
The window above is part of the Candidatus Neptunochlamydia sp. REUL1 genome. Proteins encoded here:
- a CDS encoding SemiSWEET family sugar transporter, which encodes MALWFVSLIASVTSVLSLAPQVIQTYRTKSARTLSLLMLINFLICSISWVMYGYLTSTYFICVTNGITGTLALILITLKLKYDFFEKKFI